A part of Polyangiaceae bacterium genomic DNA contains:
- the cysD gene encoding sulfate adenylyltransferase subunit CysD: MESAVNAPLLTQRLTHLKQLEAESIHIIREVAAEFDNPVMLYSIGKDSSVMLRLAQKAFHPGKLPFPLLHIDTTWKFKAMTEFRDAYCAELGLDLKVHTNQEGKTQNVNPFDYGSQKYTTIMKTQALLQALKAGGYDAAFGGARRDEEKSRAKERIYSFRDEHGTWDPKNQRPELWNAYNGKITKGQSIRVFPLSNWTELDIWLYIHRENIPIVPLYYAAERPVVERDGQLVMVDDERMRLLPGETPSLERVRFRTLGCYPLTGAMRSDATTLPEIIREMLLTRYSERGGRLIDFDEEGSMETKKREGYF, from the coding sequence ATGGAGAGCGCCGTGAATGCCCCCCTGCTGACCCAACGCCTGACCCACCTCAAGCAGCTCGAAGCCGAGAGCATCCACATCATTCGGGAGGTCGCCGCCGAGTTCGACAACCCGGTGATGTTGTATTCAATCGGGAAGGACTCCTCGGTGATGCTTCGGCTAGCCCAGAAGGCGTTCCACCCCGGGAAGCTGCCGTTCCCCCTGCTCCACATTGATACCACGTGGAAATTCAAGGCGATGACCGAGTTTCGGGATGCCTACTGTGCCGAGCTCGGGCTCGACCTCAAGGTGCACACGAATCAGGAGGGGAAAACGCAGAACGTCAACCCGTTCGACTACGGGAGCCAGAAGTACACCACGATCATGAAGACCCAGGCGCTGCTCCAAGCGCTGAAGGCGGGTGGTTATGACGCGGCGTTCGGCGGCGCTCGTCGAGACGAAGAGAAGAGCCGCGCCAAGGAGCGCATCTACTCTTTCCGCGATGAGCACGGCACCTGGGATCCCAAGAACCAGCGCCCCGAACTCTGGAACGCCTACAACGGTAAGATCACCAAGGGTCAAAGCATCCGCGTCTTTCCGCTTTCGAACTGGACCGAGCTCGACATCTGGCTTTATATCCATCGGGAAAATATCCCGATCGTGCCGCTCTACTACGCGGCGGAGCGCCCGGTCGTCGAGCGCGACGGGCAGCTGGTGATGGTTGACGACGAGCGCATGCGCTTGCTCCCGGGGGAGACTCCGAGCCTCGAACGAGTTCGCTTCCGTACTCTTGGCTGCTACCCGCTGACCGGTGCCATGCGCTCGGACGCGACGACGCTCCCGGAGATCATCCGCGAGATGCTGCTCACCCGCTATTCGGAGCGCGGCGGGCGTCTGATCGACTTCGATGAGGAAGGCTCGATGGAGACCAAGAAGCGCGAGGGATACTTCTAA
- a CDS encoding leucyl/phenylalanyl-tRNA--protein transferase, with translation MHRPSPPKLLHPGRREAFPDPRLADDEGLVAVGGDLSPWRLMAAYERGIFPWYNGGVPPLWWSPDPRTVLDPSDVHVSRSLRRVLRRGVFEVTTDRAFSEVIHACADERSEGTWILPEMIEAYEELFQMGHAHSFEVWEAGRLVGGLYGVAIGRAFAAESMFHRSTNASKVGLVVCVSSLAQVGLELFDVQFLTDHLASLGAKEIPRSNYLDRLRLAQTGEALNWSQLDLAQPFELPDQMA, from the coding sequence GTGCACCGTCCGAGCCCGCCGAAACTCCTACACCCCGGTCGCCGCGAGGCGTTCCCCGACCCGCGTCTCGCAGACGATGAGGGTCTGGTGGCGGTTGGAGGGGACCTCTCACCATGGCGCCTCATGGCCGCCTACGAGCGCGGGATCTTTCCCTGGTACAACGGCGGAGTACCGCCCTTGTGGTGGAGCCCAGACCCACGCACGGTGCTCGACCCGTCAGACGTCCACGTGTCTCGGAGCTTGCGACGCGTCCTGCGTCGAGGGGTCTTCGAAGTCACGACTGATCGGGCATTCTCCGAGGTTATTCACGCGTGCGCCGACGAACGCAGCGAAGGCACCTGGATCCTCCCGGAGATGATCGAAGCGTACGAAGAGCTATTCCAAATGGGCCACGCCCACAGCTTCGAGGTCTGGGAGGCGGGGCGCCTCGTCGGTGGCCTGTACGGAGTAGCCATCGGTCGAGCCTTCGCGGCGGAGAGCATGTTCCACCGCTCCACGAACGCCTCCAAAGTGGGTCTAGTGGTGTGCGTATCGAGCCTGGCGCAGGTCGGACTCGAGTTGTTCGACGTGCAGTTTCTGACTGATCACCTCGCCAGCCTCGGCGCGAAGGAGATCCCGAGGAGCAACTACTTGGACCGCTTGAGGTTGGCTCAGACGGGAGAAGCGTTGAATTGGTCGCAGCTCGACCTCGCCCAACCGTTCGAACTTCCAGATCAAATGGCATAA